A segment of the Catharus ustulatus isolate bCatUst1 chromosome 21, bCatUst1.pri.v2, whole genome shotgun sequence genome:
CTTTTCACAGTGTCAGCAGTACTTCTCCACTCCAGCTTTGCTTTAAACCCAACAGCTGTTGTGGTTTGTGATGCAAAACTTACGGAAGATGGAGGATAACTTTTAGCTTTGAAGTGTTTAGCCTGTCTCAGTACATGCACTGGTAAGTgccctttaaaaatcccaggTATGCCAGCATAAGAACAGGTCACATTTGCACTCCAGGCACCAGCCTCTCACATTCCAGAGCTGCAATTATCCTCAGTTTGAGCAGCTCTATGCAGTGATCAGCTAACCCTGCCAAATCATTTAGGGTTTCATCTTTTCATAATGCATGTTGAGGTTAAAAACCCTGAGAGTTTTTAAGAGAGCACTGATTGGCAGCAGAAGTTTCTTGAATAAGTTTAGAAAGGGCAAAAAAAGTGAcacaaaaatacttcatttcaACTGCAGGAGTCTATGAGTAAGATCAGAGAAAGGTAATTTTAAGAGGTAAGTTTAAATTTAAGTATATGGAGTGTTTTCAGTTAtccagtgctttttaaaaaaaatatcgGGTTATCTCACACACTTGTCCTCTTTGCTTTCCTCCATCTGCCCAGACACAGAGAAGCCTCTAACTGCACAGCAGATGGTTTACTTGCAGCCCACAGCAACAGTCTTTCAAAAGGTGTTAGTCTTGAATCTCCTAATCagagagaaatgaaataattaaccCCTTAATCCACAGTAGAGACATAGACAGAAACCTGAAGGAGGATTGCTATTCACAGAAAATATCAAGTAAGACTAACAGCAATGGCTGAAGACCTGCCAAGTTTTGCAATCCAACCAGCTGTAGCCTTTTGGGGCACACCACTAGTTTAGGGAAGAAGCCAAACCAACGGTTTGCTTCTCTCAGTCACGATCCCTACACAGGGCGAGCTTTAATTGCTTAATTGACGCAGGTACTATCGTTTCTTaaactgagcacagcctgaggcaGCTTCCCTGCATCCAGTACCTGGCTGGCATCAGCCTGCTGACAGACCTTACTGTCTGTAGCAGCGCTACATGTGAATGAATCGAAGTCCACCGTTATGTCTTGCACGTTTCTTTCATTGGCATTGTCAAAGCTATTTTTACCATGCAGCTGTTTAAGGTGTTTCCTCAGAACGGGCTTATGCGCAAAGACCATGTCACAGTAGTTACACTTGTGGGGCTTGTCCCCACTGTGCAGGTTGAGGTGGTCCTGTAAGGAACATTTCTGAGAGAACGTTTTCCCACAGATCTTACATTGGAATGGTTTGATGCCTGCGTGCACTCTCATGTGCCGGTGGAGATTGCCCTTCTGAGTGAACGTCTTGCCACAGAGCAGACACATAAATAGTTTATGCATCTTTAAGTGGTTGGCGTAGTTTTCCAGATGCCGAAATACTCTTGTGCACTTGGGACACTGATGGTGCCACTGGAGGCCTTTGTCTATCCCTCGGTTGTTAGGCCCAAACATCTCTTTAGAGGCCAGAATGATGTTATCGCTGCCAGCATATGAAAGGGCATAGTTGTGGAGGTGGTTTTGCTCTATTTCACTTGTTCTGTTCTCAACAGTGGAGTTGATAAGAAAGTGTTGAGGCTCTGAGGAATGCAGTGCAGTTTGTTCAGAGGAAATGAACTGGTTCTGATCCTTCTTATTCCTAACTTCTGTTACTTCCCCAATGGACTCCACCTTGATGATCTGAATATCACTATCCTCCATGTCCATGCTGTCTTCTGAAGGCTGAATGCAAGGCGAGTCTTGCTGCAGAGAGTCATCGTCTCCCTGATGTTCCTTCAGCTCCGAAGAGTCGCTTTGCTGTTCGCACTCTTTGCTCTCCAGTGGCTGCTTGGGTTTGATGAACTTCCACAGGGCCTGAGTGCACCGCTCCACGATGTGGCTCATCTGCAGAAAGCTGGCAGCAGTCAGGTAGTTCACCAGTTCCATTTCAGGGAACTCCAGAGTGCCACTGTAGCAGGAGAGAAGCAGCTGCCTCCCCACTTCTGAACTCTGCAGGATCGAGATTTTTACATCTCTGGAGTCGTTCAGTAAGAACTGATCTCTTAAAAAAGGAGAGCCAGCAGCAAAGACAATTTTATGCCCGTGAACTTCAACATCATCTATATGGACCACGACATcacaaaatttgttttcttccctcagtttgttcattttctgtaaCATTGAATCTCCATAGTTGTCAAACTTGAAATGAAGAATATCTGATCTTTCTGACATTTTGGCACACctaaggaaaagcagcagaaaaaaaccaaacaatgagtactttttgttttctaaaaggCAGGTTAGAAAAATTTAAAGTGATAATATAAAGTGGGTGTTTATCACTTCTCTAGGAAGTTTGTTCTTGTTTTGACAGGACTTGAAATGAAGAACAGTGGATCTTCCATAAACCAAGTACcattattttgtctttcaacAGTTGCTTTGAGAATTTATAAGACTACACTGATTCTGCATGAAACACTGCTCACACAATCCTGCCAAAGCACTGGGATTGCAGGAAGTGAAGAAATAACAAGAGACTAAATGATGCAAGATTTTGTTAGataaaattacaaaacaaagcaaaacttaCACCTCCCACCTATTACAAACACCACATAAAGCTCGAGAGGAAGCTTTGAAGTTTATAGATAAAAGCAGATACTGCTCTCTTGGGGCATGAAGTGTCAGCTGGGTGTACAAGCAGGAATGGCATTGTGCCTAGTGAAATGAATGAACACACCAGACAACTgttcaaagaatatttttggaagCATCTGTCAATAATCATGGTTTTTTCAGTTTGCAGCTCAGACAGCATTTGGAGACATGACCTCCTCATTGATCACACCCATCGAGTGTAACTTCCAGTGTACGGAATGCAAAAATTAGGGAAGGATttcaaaaaacttcaaaaaacaGGGACCAGGGAAAGTTTGGAAGCAGGGGGGCATCGTTCTGCAGTACAGCCAGTTCTGCTGAATTGCTGAACCCAGTATCTCAATCACCTTCAGTGCTGCCTGACTGACCCCGTTTCTAGGGCtgaaagtttaattttaaaaggcaacaGCCTTTGGCAAATATAAACTACAGGAACAGATCATCCTGATATATCCTCAGTGAATTTTAGGCATTATCAAACTGCTTCTTTTGGTGTTTTCTCTGGACCGTGAAGAGAGAAGTCCAGTTGTGAGtctgttttttccactttggaAATTCATACAATAGGAACACAGTTAAAGCACCCACGCTAAAGTTAAACTGTGCTGTTAACCAAAGCTGTTCCAGCCATTCAGCCGATCTCTGGCAAACCACAAGAGCCACATCGTGAGGAACTGTAGACCGAAAAGTTGTGCCTTGCCTTGGCACACGTTCAGTTTCAACTATTACCGATCTCCAAGAGAAAAGAGCATCAAATGAACCAAGGCAAGCTCCGGTCGGACGGGCAGGGCTCCCCGCTGGAAGCACGTGCTTCCTCGGCCTTTACCGGCCGCGGATCGCCCCGGCCCCTCACATCTGCTTCCCGGGCCCGGAAAAAGAGTattccagcccagctcagccgGGAGCCCGCGCAGCATCCCAAAACAATGTAAACGCGATGCGCTTTGCGAGAGCGGGAGAAGCCGCTGTCCGCGCcaggcccggccccgcgggagggatggagggagggagggaaggggcaggTACCTGTAGCGTCGGGCCGCGTCCCCGCGCTGGCACCCGCGGCCGCTCCTGCCTCCGGCTACGGACCTAGAGAGGGGAGGAGACCCGCCGTGAGCCGCCGCcccagcgccgggccgggcccggccgcccgccgcgccccccgggcggccccgagccccgccgcgcccccggccgggccgggccgccctCCGAGCGCGGCCCGCGGGGGCAGCGGGAGCCGCGGGCCGCTCCGCGCCGCGCTCCGGGgccgccgcccgcgccccgccggcCCGCCGGGACCTACAGGCGCCACCGCAGCCCAGCACCGCGACTCGGAACCGCATTGTCCGCCCGCCGGAAGAGCCGCGCCCGGAAGGAccggcggggccgcccctccGCCCGGTCACgtggggcggcggcggcccaggcccggcaccgggagcggcggcggcggcggccggggtAGGTGCGGCTCGCGCTGCCGGGGGGCGCGCCCGCCCCGTCCCCGCTGCGCTccgcggcgctgccccgccgccgctccctcCCGGTGTgcgggagctgggggctgtCCTGCGCTCCGCTACCGCCGGGTCCCTCCCTCGCCCCCGGGGCCGTGTCTCCCACCCGGAGCGGTGCCTCCCCGTCCCCTCTGCCCGACAGGGCCGCGGCCtcggcggcagcggggccgtgAGGGCGCCCCAGGTCCCACAGGGCCGGGCCGAGTCGTGGGGCAGGCGGGgggcgccgggccgggcccgtcCTCCCCGGCTGCGGGGTGGGGGACAGGGACGAGCAGCCTCGAACCGCGTCAGCGTCCCGGAGccgccgcttccccccgcgtCCCGTCCCGGCCGGGCCCCCGCTGTCCCTCCCCGTGTCGCGGGGTGTCGGTGCTTGCCTGTCGCTTCCAGGTGGATCCCAAAGTGTGGCATTTCGTTGTGTGCAGGCATCTTTATTTGCTTCATCTATCGTAATCTCGGGGTTTTTTTGCGGGTTTTGTCCTTCTTGTTGTCAAGGAAGTGTTTCTTTCAGGTAACTCGTCCCCTGTAGATAATTCTTAAGGACTGGTTGTGTCCGTTAGGAGTGAAAATTAAGTATAAACAGATGGTGTTAAGTTGGTTTAAAAACACTTATCAGCAAAAATTAAGTGGAAATTGAACTGCTGGAAGTAAACTTGGTGGTTTATCTCTATGGAGATTTGCCTGGTCATTTTGAGGGAGAGAAGaagtaaaaaaagtattttggagagaaggaaaagatcGTGTGAGAGGTTTGTAGAGGAAAAGAATTATGTTTATTTCTTGAATACAAGGTGGAGAAGAGATAGGGCATACAGGTATGGCTTGATCTGTATTccaaattttgttttacttacAGGTTttcttaaagcccatctcagTAGGATTTCTGAGACTTTTGTCTGCTTTGTGTTATTACAGGAACTTCTCCCTGCTGATTGACTTGCAGAAATACTATATTCTTTTTTAAGGCTTCTACTTAAAAGGTCAAGGACCTGAGCAAACTTACTTCTGTGTACACAGTAAACAAATTAACAAATGGAGCTTGGCATAGGGGTTTCCTTCCAATTTCCAGCTCTAAGTGCAGCCCGTGTTTGGTAGCACACACCAAATGTAACTCCTTTTTTCTCGGTTCTTCCAcagcatatttttaaagcactctGCTTGTCTGTTTGTGTTTGAATCCTAAtgagagagcagctccagcagtaCACAGAGCATCATCCCCAGAGTTTGTttggctgctggctgcactGTCCCAGCCTCCAGCCCGAGCTgtgtcctgtccatcccagctgcacagcgcagggatggggctggtgctgggggagTGTCAGCTGTGGAGTGGATGAACCAACTGTTCATCGTTAATTCattccagcagcattcctgtgctgggctggctaAGGCAGTGTCAGCATTTCTTTTATAAACTGCAGTTTCCCAGGACAGACTGCTTGTTTCTGGGATGGGGAATTTACTGATTACAAGAGCCTAAAATTAGAGTTTTGTTCTCTGAGCAGATAGTTATTGCCAAcatcattttcctttcaatCCAAATTGAAGCTATCAACCTGTTAAGGATTGTTAACAAAGATTGCATTAGCTTAACTCTTGTGTTTTGTCTGATGCCTGATTTTACATCGTGTCTCATGATTCACTCCTCTTCCTGAGATCTGTGAGGAGAGGGGTGGAATTAGAGACACCATTATCTCCAAATAACAATATCGTTTTTCTTTCTGGCTCTTGAAGTTAGTGGGAACATCTGTGGCTGTCAGTGTGTtgtaaaatgaacagaaaagttAGACTTGtagttgttattttttattaattactCTTTAGTCATcctaaatctgtattttcacatGCAGTATTCCTCTGGCTTTCCTGCTTCATTTTGAGTGCCAAGGACTTCTTGTTGCATTTGAGAGTATGTGTTGCACAGGGAAGGTGGGTAAAGATCAGACATGATTGAGCAGACTAATCATGTGATAcgtgagaagaaaaaagattgcTGCTGATTgcttgtttggtgttttttgtgttttttttcccagagctgtgatAAAATACAGGCATTGACATGGAGCattttccaggctttttttCAGGACTTGCTAtgtgttttaaaacaacaaGTATGCACTAGGTAGAAAAACCCACAGTTGTCCAAGCTGTCCAAGAGTCCTGCAGAATGCTGGGTTCTTTGTCAtaacacagctctgcaaagtGCTCTGTAAAGCCTCTGAACCCTGCCACAAATTCCACTGTTCACCCACACTAAGATGCTAATGATGAACACTTGGAAAACAGAACTTTGTATCTTTACATTGAACCATACTGGATTTGTTGttaagctgtgccagagccagaggaatagaaacagaaaatacattatATCTAGGTATTTCAGCCACCTCGGTGTCTTTTCTGCATGTCACcttgttttccatgttttttaaCACTATGGCTTCATATTTTGGAGGATAGAGGATATAAGTTTATTTTGCATGCCAAGCTTTCTGACTTTGCTTTTTAAGGCAAATGAATTGCTGTTCTTCAGTAATTTAGTTAATATTGCTCTTGTTCTTTATTGTTCTTTATCTGATGCATTCTGCATCAGATATATTGGAACTTTGTGGAATCACTTTAGGAACTGCAACTGAGTTACAAAAGCTAAGAAAGAtaagaatgggggaaaaaagtcttttttcctctctggtttGCTTACCTGTTCTCATGCTTATTCTCTTTTCTGCCCTGGACACCTAGAACTTATTTTTGTGTTGTATTTCCCTGCAAGTTCCTTGCTGAAGATGCTACATGTGCTGTTGACTCGGGTTGAAGAAGTTCATGCCTGATctattgatttttctgttcaCCTGCTGTCTTTTTGTGTGGTTGTGGATGT
Coding sequences within it:
- the ZBTB26 gene encoding zinc finger and BTB domain-containing protein 26 gives rise to the protein MSERSDILHFKFDNYGDSMLQKMNKLREENKFCDVVVHIDDVEVHGHKIVFAAGSPFLRDQFLLNDSRDVKISILQSSEVGRQLLLSCYSGTLEFPEMELVNYLTAASFLQMSHIVERCTQALWKFIKPKQPLESKECEQQSDSSELKEHQGDDDSLQQDSPCIQPSEDSMDMEDSDIQIIKVESIGEVTEVRNKKDQNQFISSEQTALHSSEPQHFLINSTVENRTSEIEQNHLHNYALSYAGSDNIILASKEMFGPNNRGIDKGLQWHHQCPKCTRVFRHLENYANHLKMHKLFMCLLCGKTFTQKGNLHRHMRVHAGIKPFQCKICGKTFSQKCSLQDHLNLHSGDKPHKCNYCDMVFAHKPVLRKHLKQLHGKNSFDNANERNVQDITVDFDSFTCSAATDSKVCQQADASQVLDAGKLPQAVLSLRNDSTCVN